From the Macaca nemestrina isolate mMacNem1 chromosome 7, mMacNem.hap1, whole genome shotgun sequence genome, the window TGCTTCTTTCAATAACTTTTTCCTGAATATAAAAAGTGATATTAtagtagaaaatttggaaaatagacAAAGTATAAAgagcaaattaaaattaaaaattcaccaCTTAGAGATAACACTGCTAACgttttcatcttccttttttattttatttctatggcatattcaaattttttacttaaattatATTAGGATATTTCTGTTCCTTCTCAGTTTACCACATATTATCATACTTCTTTTGACCAAATGTGTAAACAATGTGGTATACAGTTGTgttatgtaaagaaaatattgtattttaactactttttttttttttttgagacagagtctcgctctgtcacccaggctggagtgcagtggccggatctcagctcactgcaagctccccctcccaggtttacgccattctcctgcctcagcttcccgagtagctgggactataggcgcccgccacctcgcctggctagtttttttgtattttttagtagagacagggtttcaccatgttagccaggatggtctcgatctcctgacctcgtgatcagcctgtctcagcctcccttaactactttctttattttctcacttGCAGATAACCTTAAGTAATTCCTGGATTGCTTTTTGCCAGAAAAATCTTTCTGAATACTCTGAGAGTAATAAAGCAATATACTGCCTCTGGACTCTTACAGcaataataaaagaaatcttTAAAGATTCATGTTCACAAAAAACAGGTATGGATTACATGGCCCCATAAACAATCATCATCTTGCTCCTGGGAGTATTGTATTTATAATGAGAAACAAAACTTACTTTGGAACATCTGATCTGTCTTAAAGTAATGAAAAACTCAGTCTCTTCCAATATATTTTGATTGAGGATAacctgttttaaaagaaaaaagcataaggaaaaaagtaaaacttttcaTGGTCGTAAATCCCTTGCATTGTTTGATGCTACTGATATTCGTACgatgaatttctttttgttttgttttttttgtttttatttttttgagacaagtcttgctttgttgcccaggctggagtgcaatggcatgatcttggctgactgcaactcctgccttgcgagttcaggtgattcttctgcctcagccttccgagtagctgggattatgggtgctcaccaccacacccagctgatttctgtatttttagtagacacagggttttaccatgttgaccagaatggtctcaaacgcctgacctcaagtgatccaccagcatcggcctcccaaagtgctgggattacagttgtgagccactgcacctgaccataaaatgaattttaactgTGGTTCTTAGCCATTACTCTGTGTAACCTCATTTGTTAATGTTAGAGGTAAACATTCCAAATCTGTTTTTTCATCTtataaagtgatatttataaaaaccgaattgtaaaattatttgaagaagaCTGCATTTTCCCTGTTTATAATTCCCCCTATTTTTATAATTGCAGAAATTCTAAAGCAGTTCCTGACTCATTTCGACACTATTTTTGAAGTGTTTTACAATTCCTTATTCTCTCAGCATTTTGAAAACTGCCAGGATACTTCTAAAATAGTAAACATCCTGATATGTTTCCTGGAGTTGCTTGAGCTTCTCATAGCCTCCAGAATCTACCTGAAGTTACATTTCACTTGCcagaggattttatttttgaaaccgTCTTGCATGCTAGAAGTTATTACCTGGCCTATTCAGGCTTTTGTCAAAAGGAAGGTCATCATATTCCTCAAAAAATGCCTTCTCTTTAAAGTGGGTGAAGACCTTTGTCGTGGATCTGTACCTCCCCTAATGCCGCCAGACCGTCATGTAGCAATGGACATGCTGGCTTTAGCTAATGCCATTTTGCAAGCTGTGAATTCGGGATTGTTGAAGACACTGTCTGTTGATGGAAAACATTCCTTTTTTGGAGGTGATGAAGTTCAACCTGGATGTGAACATATCGCTAGTCCAGATCATGTGATCCTTAGAGCAGCAAGCTTAGTTATAATGAAATCCTTGGAAATCAAGTTTCAGAATTGTTCGTCAGCAAGTGAAATGAAAGGTAATTCCCCGAACTCCTTTTGTATGCAGCGTGAAATTATTAAGTATAGTAATTCATAATTATCAAATCTCAGGACTAATATAAATTCCACTAATTTCAGCTGTATGTTATCCTATTTATAACTTGctacattttccaaaaaaaaaaaaaaaagagaactggaTTTACCTTTAAGAAACATGTCAGCTTTTTGTGGCTACAATGAATTTGTAAAGTATAAGGAATGATTTAGGTTTAAAAAACTTTCTGTTGAGTCATCTCAAAGTAAGTGATGGAAATTCATATTCAAGTAtttatagcattttatttatattaatccttctttttttaaaaaaatctaaagtgCAGTTGCGTGaccatggcccactgcagccctGGCCCGCCTTCGGCCCATGCTATTCTTCCCGTCCCAACCTGGGAGGTCCCatcctgggagatcaaggctacagtgagctgcgatccaTCGCACACCTGTACTCCAGTCCTGGTGCAAAAGATGGAAATcctgtcagagagagagagaaagagagtgaggagacagagagattaaagaaaaatgtgttcacTCCCACTTAAGTGTTGTTACTATTGttagttattatttctttgttattgttatgtttactgtttgtttgtttattttgaggctgggtcttgctctgttgcccaggctcactgcagcctcaactttttgatctcaagcgatcctcccgcctccatTTCCCTACCCCATTTATATTAATCCTTCATACAATTATTAATTCTACTAATGTAGATTATTGAAAATTAGATATTGATTTGAAGCTAATATATGAGAAGTTATATTGATAAAGAAATTGTTACATATATAATTTCCAGGATAGTAACACAGGAGTTCAAAGTCTTCCATTTTACTTGAGAAAAATGAATAGTAAATGTCTCTAAACAAGCAGCATACAGATTCAGTGAAAAGTTTGAATGTGAGCAGTGACATCACTGAATTGCTTTGGATATAATTTAGCTTCTAATAACTACACATTAGTTATAATTCTGTGCAGTTATAATTTATAACACTAGATGGCACCTGTTATATAATTCAGTTTTAAATTGTAGTTAAAACTacctaaaatgttttttatttttgtgcttaATAGTAGTACTTCTGTgctctaaagaaacaaaaaatgtttttctgttattttgaagacaaaattatttttgcttggTCGCATTCTTGCCTCTAGTAACAGACAGCTCTGGCATCCGATGAAGTGATCTTTGTGGTCTGCTCATTTATTTATCTGCTTTTAGCAAGAAATCACATAGCTTTTATTTCTGAGAGACAGTTATTTGGCAGTTGTTGCAAATAGATGATCTagctgtacattttaaatgtatgctCTGGaatgagcctcagtgtcctcatttgcCAAATAAAGATGATTCCTAACTGATTCCTGATGACTTTTTGAAAGTGAATTAGGATAATTGCATCTTAAGGTAGTCTAGGCACTATGAGTTTATATATAGGCAagatattaattcattcatgaacTATTGCCTATAGtttgaaatttgcattttttgaaGTTGACTTACAGAGGTTCATGTCTGAGTTATTGACCTTCTTAAAGCCTCACCTTCAGCCCTCTCTGCAATTACACAATCCATGCAAATGGCTGTCTAGAGTTTTCATAGAACAAGACGATGACATGCTGGAGGCTGCCAAGGCATCACTGGGCATCTACTTAACACTGACCAGGTTagtgtattttaaagtatttatggAACGGCCTACAAGTCAGGAAAGCAGAAAACATTTCTGAGAATTTGCTGGGCGTGTTGCTTACTTTGCATCATTTGGGGTAAAACATCCTGTGGTTTCCTCGTAAGTGGCAGTTCCTTTCTTTAACCCTGACTTACATGAAAAGGAGACTGCATTTGCATCACTGTGAAAACTTGGCTGGCTGGGCCGATCTCAGGTAGTATAAGCAGACTGGTATCTAAAACCATGGCTTCTGATTTAGTCTTCAGTAAGTCAATACACTTCTCTGAATCCTAATTGTTGTTCATTTAAGACCTCTTTTCACCCCTAAGACTTACTTTTTTGTGTTAAGCTTTAGTAAGATGATCTTTGCTTTTGTAAAGGTGAATACAAACTTAGAAATAGTCAAAAGGAGCTGTTCTgaattttcatttcaatattcAGTTGAATTTGGGCTGATACCTTCTTGAGGCAAATGTCTGAAATTGGTTATGTTACTGATGATTTATACTGATTGTCTCTGCTTTATTAAAATAGCTGTACTTGAGATAATATCTTCTTGTGGCAAATATCTATAATTGGTTATGAAGCTAATAACTGATGACCTTTTCCACTGTTTCTGCTTCTGCTTTATTAAAACACTCACATACTtgctttatttccatttctttcttggCCTGGGAGAAAGGGATTTCTTGCTAATGATCTGTGGTGCAGTGTTGTGCTGCCAGTACTTACTTGTATTATGACACTGCTGGCAATGGCTGCTCTTAGACTCTTAAGTGTTTGGGGCCAATTTTCAAAAGATTCTAATCAAGAACACAAAATTCCTGCATGTGATTTGAATTAGGTTCAAAACGGTCAAATACAAATTCAGTCTGAAAATGCACACGCCTGTAAGAGTATATCTTAATTGTACTCAAAGTTAGCTCCTTACTCCTCAGGAAGTGGAAACCCCTGAATTAAACTTACTTTGTATGTGAATTTCTGACTTTCTTAATTCCAGTTCGGTGTGTCCAGAGAGGCATGTGCTTACAACATAGATACTTTTTTCAGATGTAGTTGTATTTGTTAAGATTTTTTTGGTTGTAAATGATGGAAACCAACTCTAATTTGAGCGAAAACCAAAGTTTATTGGCTCATAACTGGGAATTCTAAAGGGTCAAGTTGGAGTTAGGTATGTACAGGGACTATAATCATGTCATCAgtcacttctctttttctctgtctcacaGTTTTGAATTCATTCTCAAGGCATGGCCACCAGCAGTTCAAGGCTTACCTCAGCCCTACAGTTATAATCTTCCATAGCTCCAGCAAAAGTCCCAGGAGAGATCTGATTTAACCCACTTGGGTTACAGAGCCTTGTCAGAACCAGTCATGGTGGCCAGGAGCATGGAGTGTTCTGATTGGTCAGCCTGGGTCACCATGCCCACCCTTGTTGAGGAGGGTAAGGAAGGAGGTTTAGGAATTATCTTACCACATGGAATTGGTTACCTGTAAGAATGAGGAATTCTGATGTCAAGAGAAAGGATGACAGAGAACTTTTATTGGGCAGACAAAAACTAGAACTGCCAAAGTCAGTGGATTTTGCTTTACTGAGTCGGACTTATTTAGAGCTTATGGGGAAAGGAATaggttttgaaattttttcttttaagaagtgaTGCATAGATTTAAAAGTAATCTAATAGGTTaatttatggtatgtgaattatatctgttaaaactgtttatttttgtaaGGTCGTTAATCTGGATTCtccattatcttcattttcagaGGATGTGAAGCCACTGAAAGCTTGACCCAAGGAAAAGAAATGTGGGACCATCACACACATGAAAATGGCTACAATCCTCACTGTATTTTCTTgttcttcttaaaaaatataGGATTTGATTCTACAGTTCTTCTTGACTTTTTGATTTCATCAGAAACCtgttttcttgaatattttgttagatatttaaaattactGCAAAAGGACTGGGATAATTTTTTCACCATTTGCAATAACTTTGATGCAACTGAATCTAAATATGACATAAGTATTTGTGACTGTGTCCCCTCACTTGTCCAAGACCAAAGCACCAACCGAACAATACCCCATCATTTGACTGCTCCTCATAGTCACATAGATGTGTGTACTCGGCACTCCTGGGCTTCCGATGCTCCCTCTGAACCACTGAAAGCTATGATGTCCAAGGGGACTGACACCATGTGTACTTCTAGTCTGTCTTCCCCCCGGGCCTCTCAAAGTCTGGTAGATTACGACAGCTCTGATGATTCTGAAGTGGAATCTACAGACCAGTGTTTAGCTAACAGTAAACAGACATCTTTACACCAACAAGCAACTATGGAGATTCAGGATGCAGCTGGGACAAGCAGAGATAAAGAAGAATTTAGCCTTGAGCCTCCATCAAGGCCTCTGTTTCTGAAAGAATTTGATACTGCCTTCTCCTTTGATTGTGAAGTAGCCCCAAATGATGTCGTCTCTGAAGTGGGAATATTTTACACAATAGTAAAATGCTTCCAGGAACTACAAGATGCCATCTGCCgtttgcaaaagaaaa encodes:
- the LOC105499255 gene encoding protein Lines homolog 1 isoform X4 gives rise to the protein MKVFCEVLEQLYKKVLLGVTLENDSHDYIFYLNPGVSDQDCPTATSLEWANTYGIQGRHQPISVGVAPIAVAPACLKTNSLMSSSREVMLLQLTVIKVMTTRILSVKTEFHAKEKYRDIIKILLESAKVDSKLICMFQNSDKLLCHMAAQCLALLLYFQLREKITLSNSWIAFCQKNLSEYSESNKAIYCLWTLTAIIKEIFKDSCSQKTEILKQFLTHFDTIFEVFYNSLFSQHFENCQDTSKIVNILICFLELLELLIASRIYLKLHFTCQRILFLKPSCMLEVITWPIQAFVKRKVIIFLKKCLLFKVGEDLCRGSVPPLMPPDRHVAMDMLALANAILQAVNSGLLKTLSVDGKHSFFGGDEVQPGCEHIASPDHVILRAASLVIMKSLEIKFQNCSSASEMKEDVKPLKA
- the LOC105499255 gene encoding protein Lines homolog 1 isoform X3; amino-acid sequence: MFQNSDKLLCHMAAQCLALLLYFQLREKITLSNSWIAFCQKNLSEYSESNKAIYCLWTLTAIIKEIFKDSCSQKTEILKQFLTHFDTIFEVFYNSLFSQHFENCQDTSKIVNILICFLELLELLIASRIYLKLHFTCQRILFLKPSCMLEVITWPIQAFVKRKVIIFLKKCLLFKVGEDLCRGSVPPLMPPDRHVAMDMLALANAILQAVNSGLLKTLSVDGKHSFFGGDEVQPGCEHIASPDHVILRAASLVIMKSLEIKFQNCSSASEMKVDLQRFMSELLTFLKPHLQPSLQLHNPCKWLSRVFIEQDDDMLEAAKASLGIYLTLTRGCEATESLTQGKEMWDHHTHENGYNPHCIFLFFLKNIGFDSTVLLDFLISSETCFLEYFVRYLKLLQKDWDNFFTICNNFDATESKYDISICDCVPSLVQDQSTNRTIPHHLTAPHSHIDVCTRHSWASDAPSEPLKAMMSKGTDTMCTSSLSSPRASQSLVDYDSSDDSEVESTDQCLANSKQTSLHQQATMEIQDAAGTSRDKEEFSLEPPSRPLFLKEFDTAFSFDCEVAPNDVVSEVGIFYTIVKCFQELQDAICRLQKKNLFPYNPTALLKLLKYIEVISNKTMNTL
- the LOC105499255 gene encoding protein Lines homolog 1 isoform X2; amino-acid sequence: MSSSREVMLLQLTVIKVMTTRILSVKTEFHAKEKYRDIIKILLESAKVDSKLICMFQNSDKLLCHMAAQCLALLLYFQLREKITLSNSWIAFCQKNLSEYSESNKAIYCLWTLTAIIKEIFKDSCSQKTEILKQFLTHFDTIFEVFYNSLFSQHFENCQDTSKIVNILICFLELLELLIASRIYLKLHFTCQRILFLKPSCMLEVITWPIQAFVKRKVIIFLKKCLLFKVGEDLCRGSVPPLMPPDRHVAMDMLALANAILQAVNSGLLKTLSVDGKHSFFGGDEVQPGCEHIASPDHVILRAASLVIMKSLEIKFQNCSSASEMKVDLQRFMSELLTFLKPHLQPSLQLHNPCKWLSRVFIEQDDDMLEAAKASLGIYLTLTRGCEATESLTQGKEMWDHHTHENGYNPHCIFLFFLKNIGFDSTVLLDFLISSETCFLEYFVRYLKLLQKDWDNFFTICNNFDATESKYDISICDCVPSLVQDQSTNRTIPHHLTAPHSHIDVCTRHSWASDAPSEPLKAMMSKGTDTMCTSSLSSPRASQSLVDYDSSDDSEVESTDQCLANSKQTSLHQQATMEIQDAAGTSRDKEEFSLEPPSRPLFLKEFDTAFSFDCEVAPNDVVSEVGIFYTIVKCFQELQDAICRLQKKNLFPYNPTALLKLLKYIEVISNKTMNTL
- the LOC105499255 gene encoding protein Lines homolog 1 isoform X1, whose translation is MKVFCEVLEQLYKKVLLGVTLENDSHDYIFYLNPGVSDQDCPTATSLEWANTYGIQGRHQPISVGVAPIAVAPACLKTNSLMSSSREVMLLQLTVIKVMTTRILSVKTEFHAKEKYRDIIKILLESAKVDSKLICMFQNSDKLLCHMAAQCLALLLYFQLREKITLSNSWIAFCQKNLSEYSESNKAIYCLWTLTAIIKEIFKDSCSQKTEILKQFLTHFDTIFEVFYNSLFSQHFENCQDTSKIVNILICFLELLELLIASRIYLKLHFTCQRILFLKPSCMLEVITWPIQAFVKRKVIIFLKKCLLFKVGEDLCRGSVPPLMPPDRHVAMDMLALANAILQAVNSGLLKTLSVDGKHSFFGGDEVQPGCEHIASPDHVILRAASLVIMKSLEIKFQNCSSASEMKVDLQRFMSELLTFLKPHLQPSLQLHNPCKWLSRVFIEQDDDMLEAAKASLGIYLTLTRGCEATESLTQGKEMWDHHTHENGYNPHCIFLFFLKNIGFDSTVLLDFLISSETCFLEYFVRYLKLLQKDWDNFFTICNNFDATESKYDISICDCVPSLVQDQSTNRTIPHHLTAPHSHIDVCTRHSWASDAPSEPLKAMMSKGTDTMCTSSLSSPRASQSLVDYDSSDDSEVESTDQCLANSKQTSLHQQATMEIQDAAGTSRDKEEFSLEPPSRPLFLKEFDTAFSFDCEVAPNDVVSEVGIFYTIVKCFQELQDAICRLQKKNLFPYNPTALLKLLKYIEVISNKTMNTL